CTGAAAAGAATTCTGTTGCAGCTTCAATCTCGTCTATGGTATACTTTCTGTATCTGACATCTGAATGTGCGAGAGCATCAAGTGCCTTGCTTTTCTCTGCTGATTCTCTATGTGCTTTTTTTTCTGCATTAACTCTTTTTTGTGCTTCAATTTCTGCTATCCTCTGAGCTGCCTCAGCAGCTTCAATGGCTGCTCTGGATTTAGCTTTCTCCTGTTCTACAATTGCCAATGCAGCCTCCTCAGCTAGTCGTGCCTCTTCTAATCTCCGCTCTTCTTCCATTTTCCATAGCTGCAACTCTCTTGCCTGGAATGCAGTCGTTAGTGTATCATAAATTATTCTGAAGGTGGAATAGAAAGTTAGACTGGTACCTTTTGTTTTGCTGTGAGTGCTTCCTTACAGGCTGTACTATACATTTCCATGGTTTGCTTGAGCTCAAGCTTTAGCCTTCTCATTTCATCTTCCACGTCATCAATCGGCTGTGATGCTGTGGAGAGCCTATCACTCTCGTAAGACATTATTGACAACTCTGATGGAGGGCCAAAGTCTATTGATTTCCTTCCATACTGCATGGACTCATAGCTACAGCTGCTGTCCATGTCAGAGACATTGGACAGGCGATTGGTGGTGCGACCTACTTCTGCGGCATCGTAGAAGGCAGGAAACAAGCGGTCAACACTTGGTCTGCCAGAGCTGACAAAAGAAATATCAGTATCTGGAACAGAGAGCTCCCCATATGATTTGGCATTGTATCCTTTCCTAGTGAAGGGGGACTTGAAGAACTCAGACTCATCACTGGATCTTCGAGGTGGCTCCAATGGTGGCCTTTCAGAACCTGATACATTAAATTCCAGGGATATATAAGCAAGAGATATCAACAGAAATGGCAAGGGAAAAGAATGCTAGTATGCAACAAATTAATGACCTTTTCTATTACATGGGATCTGGGGAACTGGCTCCACAGGAGCTGGTTTTGTACTGCCTTGATTAAAAAGTTGGGTATGAAGAGGAGAGGTAGCAGGAGCAGGGCGAGAGGCAGATCGTGTGGATTGAATCTTCCCTTTGGATATGACGTAAACAGTAGAAAAATCGGGTGCTCCCTTTAAAATGCTACCTGGCACATCTGTGACCTTGAATCTTCTGAGGAGAAACTGTAGCTAGGTAaagaaaaagattttttttggggggtgcaatttttataaatggagGAATATTATTCAAGAGAGGTACGTGCCTAAGAAAGCCTGTTTTGTTGGAGGCACCAACAATTAAAGTCTCAATTGCTGCGTGAGAAGCATATTCAATTATAGCTTTTGCAATGTCTGTGTCTTCGAGCACCACATCTTTGCATTGAATCTGGTGTCAATGGATTGAATCTAAATTTACaaattcattctctctctttttaCTAAGAAAATACAATGAAATTAAAATCATTTACATCTTTACGTGAACAAAAGCAGCGGAATGGAAGGAACAGCTCCCTGGTCTGCGGATCTTGGTCCCTGCATGCGAGCATACACTCTGCACTGGCATCTGAAATTCGGTTTAGCCCTGAAACCAAAAACACAAGAACTTTGAGAAAGATTTCAATGTCGTAATATTAAATGTCTGAGCGGGACGTACTCGGGGTAGAAAGGTGATGTGAGGAACCCTGAGACGAGGACTTGACTTTAACATGGATTAGAATAATCCCCTGTCCTCGCTGCAGAACATGGTCAATTGCCCATTTTAAGGCATTTTGGCTGCTTTTGTCCTTGTCTACTGCGACAGCAACTAATCCATTTCCAGATCCTTCCCTTTTCTCTGCATGGGTTCTCGCCATCCACATTCTTAATGTGGCCCGGCGTAACTAGGTACTGCTGGTTACTTTATTTCttgttaaatataaataatatgaaaaaaaaaatgtatatacAGAAAACAAAACACCTTTAGGATCTCTTCTTTCTCTCCCTAGACCAGGAGGACGAGACAGAGAAAGAGAGCCCCCAGTGTGCGTGCTTCAATCGTATGTCAAATCATCTGTTTTTTGTTCTTCGATTCGGCAACAAAAAGAAGAGAGCCTTAGTTGCATCTTTCCTAAATTAGGGGAtcagaactttttctttttttaactgTTCTTGACTTATTCAAAGCATCCATTTCCTCCAGTGTCTCCTAAACTCCTTAATTACCGGCAATGGCAACGCAATGCATTTAGTGGAAGCCCAGCATTGGCGGGCAGTCGGGTCAGGTGCTTAGACTTTGGAAGCTCAGAGATATACTACTAATCAATTCTGCTAGTGTCCGTAACGGATTATGTTGCTTTGCACTAGAGTCCTTTAATTAAATAGATGCAAttcttataataattaatgaatggCGATGAGAATTCGTgctatattattatcactagtATCAATCTCCTCAGTCTCTCAAAAAACCAACAGGCTCTCCTATAATCCACACGCCATATTTGGAGGATCTTCAAACAAGCAAAACATTGCAACAACCCCTTGATCAAGGAAACCAAGGAGACAGCACTACCAAAGGATCAAATTCACTAGCTCAGCTACAAGCAAATTATCACTCTACTCAGATAGTCAGAttaggtatatcatgaggcgcTTTACCAGTTTTACGCCTTCAAATAAAGCCCAAAGCTCCGTTATTAACGAAAACAGCTCTCCCAATGAGCAACACAATACTGATAAGtgattatataatttttctttaagaaaataaacaaattagAAGTCAACTATATTGTTGCCCCTAGTGAAGGAAGCCGCTAATACCGTGGCAATTATATATCaaaacaacttttttttttgttatgacTCTTGTCCGTCGCTAACTTTTTGTGACAAAATTTGTCCTGTCGCTACATGTCGAAAATGCCCCTTTAGATATGCAATCAAAGATAATTGAATTTCAAAAACCCAAATACTGAATTTACTTTTTTACAAACTAAAcaaaattgaattgaaccaatttattttaattttccatTTCTCAGCCGCAAACTAAAAAAGCAAATATTACATATTAgaagaattgaaaaaaataaaataaaacaaaatccttcttcctttctcaaAAACAAAGAACACAAGCAGCCCACCGTTACAGATCACATCCACCAttacagatcataaaaatagaaaaactaaataaaactaaattcttTAGATTTCAAGAAAATCCATTAACACATCTCAAAATGAACTATcaatattatcttaaaattacaaaatcacAAACAAATGAAAAGACAAATAGATCCAGATGCACAAGCAAACAAACCTCTTGACGCTAATTGGCCTTGCCGACTGGAATCCCGACTCGCAACTACGATTGGCTCATAGCAGCAGCGCCCACTTGCAGTAGACTTGCAAATACAATTAGCTCGCAGCAATAATGACTAGCTCACAACAACGCCCGCTTGCAACAGACTCGCAACGACTGGCTCGTAGATACGACAACTAGCTTGGGGTGTGTCGTTCGACCCTCCGCAGTGGACCCAACTCAGTCATGCAAACCCACAAATCCCATTCATGCAAGCAGTGACTGACCTAGAAATTTAAATTAGCGAATCTAATCTCGATTTTCAGcaaaatttttaagtttatttattttacaaaattttttttttaatatagatattaaaaataaaatttatatatataaaattttactagttaaatgaattttctaatctaattttttttaatttaaatagtttaatttattacgactatttaattttatctatatttataatttattttttaaataaaattaatctaactcataatttattaaactcattttttaaaaatttttttctatatttaaataatttatgaaaatattaaataatctaactattattcatagtatttttttaaaaaaataaaaatttatttttcataaatttaaataatctaatataatctaatatataagtttaattgcataaataaaaataattattattaattattattattaaaaagtgattgtaaaaaataaatataaataatttagcttataaatatttttaaaatgaaaaaatattagcATATTTTGAAGTTGAAATATCAAAgattaaaagttaatttttgaATTGAAATAGAATAGAATAGtttattgtataaaaataatatttagtattGTGATTTTATTTATCTTAGAATGATTAttaagtttataaattttaaaaatttattagttcttctttatattaaaattatacgaATAAAAACAtcactatattttaaaaagttaagttgtttagtaatttattaaaaaattattagtaaaaatttatttaaacttggtaaaaaaataaataatataaatattttacaatatgcatatttaaaatgatatgaattaaaaatataaatatttaatataggtagtgatataatttttaaatagaaatgaattaataaatttttttaagatttagagatttaataataagtttttatttatttatttagagtttaaaaaaattaattgaaaacacttagataatttaaaaaatttcaaagactaaatactaaataatatttatatttaaaattatatgaaataaaaatataaatatttaatatagattaatggtataatttttaaatagtgataaactaataaattttttaaaaatttagagatttaataatagtttttatttaaaatttaaaaaaaaaattatctaaacgCATATTgataatttagaaaattttaaaggaTCACAtcgtatttaaaattatataaattaaaaatataaatagatgaaataatacatttttaaaaaatttaataataagttttttatttatttaaaattaaaaaattatctaaataattataagtaatttaaaaaatttcagaatGTTCATGACCCTTTATCCCACCCTGAATCCGTCGATGCTtgcaaggaagaaaatggaaaaaaagaGAAGGGATTGCGACTCGAAAGTAGAAGAAATAGTATGGGATTGTTTTGTAGATGAGATGAGGAAAAAGGAGGAAGGAGATGAAGGGCTGTTCGTAGTTTGAGCTACGGAGGAAGACAAATGATCTTAAAACGTAGGGCTGTTCGGTTTAACGGTCATATACATTTGATAGATATGATATAGCTAATAAGCGACTAAAACATTTTAAACTTTgttaaaatatgtaaaatttatgttattaatatgtaaaataaggaataatatatatatatatatatatatatatataattaataatttattatataatatacacagtattaaaaaatataattgcatatataatataattttttaatgtatatgtgtatttttataatatttatatttattttataaatatatataatttattaatatatattaaaatttattttattataaaaatttataattaataattattaaaaaaataattattttgaaggAGGCTAAAATGGTTCAGGTGGCATGGCATTTATATTTCGTTGCTTGGCAACCAAGTGGTTTAGGATGAGTAACTGCCAACACAGATGGTAATGTGAATTCTCATGATGGAGGTTGTGTTGGAACTATTTTGGTCGTTGGTTTGGTAGTTTTACGCTTGTTTTGGATAGATGTGATTCTTTTGAAGTGGTCGCTAGTTTAACGGTTTTACGCTTGCTTTGGATATATGTAATTCTTTTGAAGCGGAGTTGTGGGAGATTTATAGTGTTTTAAGGTTGGTTTGGGACAGAGGTAGGAAGAAGATTGAATTACAATCAGCTGCTGTGGCTTTAGTGCAAAGAAAAGGTCAATGAGTTTTCAGAATTGCtaatttattaagaaatatCAATAGTTTTTTGTAGTAAAATTGGGAGGTGAAAGTTAAAAAGATTTTTAGAGAAATTAATAGTGTTGTGGATCATTTTGCGAGATTAGCAGTGACAGGAGAGACTGAATTTGTGTGGTTGAATAATCCTGCTAAATGCAGATTGTATTGAAATTGTTTGgtctaaattaatataattgaacCTCTCCctcctataaaaaaaaataaatttggttaagtttattaacttttcactcaattaatcaaattaaattaaaaaattaattttttataaaataataaaatcaatataaaactaaacaataaaaaatgtgaattaaatcaatttattcGATTTAATTGTCGATTAAAATCGAGGTCCACCTCTAGTTATAGGTAtgcaaattatattattatattgtaaattaattaaaacactaattaaaatatcaaaaccaACGCtatttattcattaaaaaaagaattttttttaattaacactCCTTATacgttaattaataaaaaaaaataaaaacaacatGTTGTGATAATCTAATTACAATAATAAACCAAGTTTATCATGTTGTGATAAtctaattaaaatgtttaaatattagtataatttgcTAAACTTTCAGAATTCGTAAAAGACTTAtccaattttttaattaataaattgttaattcatatttaaatcTTGGTATAATTTgctaaaatttcagaattcgtAAAAGGCTTAtccaattttttaattaatacattGTTAATTTCATATCacgataataaatattaaaattaattgtaaaaattttatagtaatattaattttattgttatataaattaacatatagtaataatataaataattgattagtgataaaaaaatacaataatcatgaaaatgatggatattaataaaaaaaataacagcAATATTTATTtcgtcaataatttttttttattgcaaaatagaTGCAGCTATAATTTTATAGTATCTACCTATAgcctttatattataaatactatAAACTAATATTTTTGGTAGTAAAAATTTTTTGCTTTTAAGCTCTATTGGTTttaggaaaataatttttatttaaaaattatttttttatgaaaaatattttctaataaaataaattattttttattgtttaattttaatctaaaaaataaaatatattaatataacttatgtatagaaattttaataagatattcaaaatgcaaaaaataattttttttttcaactaacTTAATTTTTCTGGTAATTaggaaaataatttttgttaaatttttcttgaatatcccaaaaaataaaatttatttttcttgaaaaattatttttatcaaacaAACGGagctttaattttattattttttttatagcgATCTTCCTTGAGTTGGATTTGTAATTGGTATTTTTGATATACTGGTTTGCTATTTGAGTTTTTTAACTATAAAAGATTGTGTTCATTATAAATCAAGTTGGGATTTATCATTTAGgtctatataaatttaatgatcAGGtgggttatatatatatatatacatatcgaACAGTTTTGTATTGGTATAGAAATCATATGTATGAGAACTTTAGgtcaaattcaaaattaattttaatttgattttgccAACTAATAAGTGAATACCATCTGATAAAATGTATAAATTTCTAATATATCGTACCATAAATGCAGATCTTCATGCCTGTTGCTACCTATTACTAGAAATGTCAATTTTTGTCTCAATTTACAAATTTAAGCTCTTTGCCAGCCTCTTCCTCGTAGTACTTATCTTCTATGTTTGCGAAGATGAGAAGAGAATTGGTAATTCAAAAGCTTTCGCTAAGTTAAAACAAAGAccgtagtttttttttttttagaaaaaaaaaaaaggaataaaatttgtttttttttttttttttggaaaaaatcatGTCCATCCTCATGAACCTTGGGATGTCTCTTGATTCTCTGTACATGTTGGGAAATAAAAACCTTTGCATAAAGAGGTTATTCATGATTCAGATAAATCATGAACACATTTTCCCCCTTTTAGCCGGATCAATCATGTCTGTGATTCTACAGTATTCGAAGGATTTCTTGAGCTTACATCAGACAAGTTTGCATCGCTCTGCCAAGAAAATAACCAACCAACAAGACGTTAATGGGTACAAGactaattagaaattaatttctaaGTATATGTAACTTGATTAGTGTGTGTTCAAGTTCAGTGTGTTGATATACTCATGCAtttgttattaattttgattcatGTCATTAATAGGATTCATATACTGAGTTGATGTGCTTGTAATCCTATAAATGCCTAACAGAAACGAAGTGTTACTAATTGCTTTAACATTATACTTACTAGTTGGACAGAAACTTGGCTGGAGCTGCGAGAGTGGCCAGGACCATTGGTTGGCAATTCCGGACGCATGGCTTCTTCTGCAATCGCTCTCAACCTCTCGAGTTCTGGCAATATGACCGTGCCAAGGTCTGGTCTGTCTTTCCGTCTTAACTCTGCACACTTGAGAGCTAGTCTTGCAAAGCACTTGGCCTCTTCAATTGGCCAATCGAGGACTGCTGGATCTAGCATCTGGGCAAACGTATCCTTATCAAGGGAGCGGTCTACATGGTGAGTCAACCCCATCGGCGGTTTGGATGTTAATATCTGTAGAAACATGACCCCAAGGGAGTATATGTCTGACTTTATGCCCAGCATGCCTGTCTGCTGATATTCTGGATCTATATAGCAAAAAGTCCCGGCGGTGGATGTCATGCGATATTGCGTCACAGTGTCAGCCACCGATGGCGGTACGAGCCTCGCCAACCCAACGTCACTAATCTTGCTCACAAAGTTGCGGTCAAGCAAGATGTTGGCAGGCTTTAGGTCGCGGTGCACCAGTGGCTCTGGTTTTGTTTGGTGTAGGAACATCAATCCAGTTCCTATCTCAGCTGCAATTCGGAACCTCATCTGCCAAGACAGAACTGGAGTGTTTCCTCGTCGAAAGAGACGGTCCTCTAAGCTACCATTGGCCATGTACTCATACACTAAGCATCCATATTCTGGACAGGCTCCCAAGAGAAGGACCATGTTAGGGTGTCTTATGCAACTGAGCACCTCAACCTGCAAAAGGTAGTGATCATAAGTTGAACATATAAACAGGCGCATTCGCCCTTAAAAAACTTTCTAAGAACTACCTGCACCTGCAAGCTGCAGACAACATACCTCTTGTTGAAATTGCGACCTTCCTTGAGCTGCATCTGGACGTAAAACCTTAATTGCCACCGGTGTATGGTCTAGATAACACTTGTATACAGGTCCATAACCTCCCTCCCCAATCTTGCGAGTTGCTGAAAAGAATTCTGTTGCAGCTTCAATCTCCTCTATAGTATACTTTCTGTATCTAACATCTGAATGTGCGAGAGCATCAAGtgccttttttttctcttctgatTCTTTATGTGCTTTCATTTCTGCATTAACTCTTTTTTGTGCTTCAATTTCTGCTATCCTCTGAGCTGCCTCAGCAGCTTCAATGGCTGCTCTGGATTTAGCTTTCTCCTGTTCTGCAATTGCCAATGCAGCCTCCTCAGCTAGTCGTGCCTCTTCTAATCTCCGCTCTTCTTCCATTTTCCATAGCTGCAACTCTCTTGCCTGGAATGCAGTTGTTAGTGTATCATAAATTATTCTGAAGGTGGAATAGAAAGTTAGACTGGTACCTTTTGTTTTGCTGTGAGTGCTTCCTTACAGGCTGTACTATACATTTCCATGGTTTGCTTGAGCTCAAGCTTTAGCCTTCTCATTTCGGCTTCCACGTCATCCATCGACTGTGATGCTGTGGATAGCCTATCACTCTCGTAAGACATTGATAACTCTGTTGGAGAGCCAAAGTCTACTGATTTCCTTCCATACTGCAAGGATTCATAGCTAAGGCCACTGTCCATGTCAGAGACATTGGAAAGGCGGTTGGTGGGGCGACCTACTTCTAGGACATCATAGAAGGCAGGAAACATGCGGTCAACACTTGGTCTGCCAGAGCTGACAAAAGAAATATCAGTATCTGGAACACAGAGCTCTCCATATGATTTGGTATTGCCTTTCCTAGTGAAGGGGGACCTGAAGGACTCAGACTCATCATTGGATCTTCGAGGTTGCTCCAATGGTGGCTTTTCAATAGCTGATCCATTGAGTTCAATGGATTTATAAGCAAGAGATATCAACAGAAACGGCAAGGGAAAAAAATACGAGTATGCAACTAATTAATTACCTTTTTTATTACTACATGGTATCTGGGGAACTGGCTCCACAGGAGCTGGTTTTATACTGCCTTGATTAAGAAGTTGGGTATGAAGAGGAGAGTTAGCAGGAGCAGGGCGAGAGGCAGATCGTGTGGATTGAATCTTCCCTTTGGATATGACGTAAACAGTAGTAAAATCGGGCGCTCCCTTTATAATGCTACCTGGCACGTCTGTGACTTTGAATCTTCTGAGAAGAAACTCTAGCTAGGTAAAGAAAAGGAATTTTCGTGGTGTAATTTTTCTAATGAGAAGGAAAATTATTGAAAAGGGGTGCGTACCTAAGGAAGCCTGATTTGTTGGAAGCACCAATGACTAAAGTCTCAATTGCTGAGTGATTAGCGTATTCAATTAGAGCTCTTGCTATGTCTGATTCTTCGAGCACCACATCTTTGCATTGAATCTGTTTGTCAAAGGAATTGTGTTTAAATTAACcaatttctttctctcttttacaagaaaactgtgaaattaaGACCACGTACATCTTTACGCGTACAAAAGCAGCGGAATGGAAGGAATAGCTCCCTGGTGTGGGGATCTGGATCCTTGCACACCAACGGACACTCTCCACTGGCATCTGCAATTTGGTTCGCCCCTGAAACCAAAAACCCAACAACTTTGAGAAAGACTTTTCatatctgaataaatattaGTGTTTTGAGGGGGACTGCGCATACTCGAGTTAGAAAGGGAGTAACCATGAGAGGACTTGGTTTTGACGTGGATCAGAACAACCGTCGAACCTCGCTGCAGAATGTGGTCGATTGCCCATTTCAGGGCATTTTGGCTGTTTTTATCCTTGTCTATTGCCACAGCCACTAATCCATTTCCATATCCTTCCCTTTTCTCTGTTTGGGTTCTCGCCATCCACATATCTTCAATCTTGCTTTCTGTATATAttgatttccttgtttcttgtttttgtttttaaatataaatagtaagTAAAGACTAAACAGCTTTAGGATCTCTTCTTCCTCTCCCAAGACCAGTGGgacaagagagagagaaagaatccCTGGTTTGCGCACTTCAATTGTCTGTTAAGTTATTTGTTTTTAGTTCATATATTTGGCAACGAAAAGAAGATAGCCTTAATTCTAAATTAGAGGGCCGGAACTCTTTTTTTAACTGTTTTTTGACTTGTTCAAATCACCCAATTCCTTAAATCTCTCCTCACCTCCTTAATTACGGACTAGTGAAATGCAATTACCGAACGCCCATCATTGGCGGGTAACAGGTCAAGGTTCTTTGACCTTGAAATCATTATccattacaatctatttatgaATACTCAGATTATATATACAATGTACATGAAGAATCCTTGCTTGGGAATTTTTGTGTGAGTGTGTCTGGTGGTAATTTCTTTTAATCACGAACTTACTTGATCGAATTTCTACCAAACCAAACAGAGGAGGTTTGTTTATAGAAAAACCTTGTCTATGAAGAAGCCCCCATAGATTCCTGCCaagttctttatttttattttaacttttgctACTCTTGATAAAAGAGCAGTCGGAACCAAACACATTTTCTAAgatttgtaaattttaaaaacttctCGTTACCTTAAAAAAATCTTTTCCTAAACAAAGGTCAGTAAACCCCCTCTGTGATTGGTATCCAACCACGTATTAAATGCCATTGACGTGGACCCGTGATCTTGGCAACCTCCCAATCACCTACTAATCCGCATGCCAGCAGCATAAACATTTCGGTTTCAAAgtgaattaattaaatgaagAAAATAGCTTTGGCCATCTTGGCTGCATGAAGCAacgaatatataaaatattatttgatgaGTTGCAACAACGAAGAAATCGGAAAAGGTCCTTGTCTAGTTCTCTTTATTCCTGACTTGATTGAAAATTTGAAGCTTCTAGTAAAAGGCTTTGAGTGTAGAGGACTCACGGGATAAAGCCAGGTTTTTAGTTTTTACAGCTTGTTCTCGGCTCCTCATATCATTCAAGTTGCAGATGGAGTTGTTCACTAatgttctcttttcttttttctttttcttttttggtaaGGAGTTCACTAGATGTTTCTTTCTCGTCGGAAAAGAAAGAggcattaatttatattttattattaaattaattgctGAAATGGTTAGTCATAAAGTTGTTATTATATATGTAAGAGAACACATAACTAAAAATGGGAACAAATTATCCAAGTAATTACCACCACATTTTTGCACTTAGCATATCATGActttttgatttaattaattttaactgtctCTACTCATTTTTAGTAAACAACTTTGCCTTTAAAAAGTATGTATTAATCAACCGATACCGTTTAGGAATATAAGGTGGTTTCTTCTTCATAGAAAGGCATATTaagtttttggaaaaaaaaaaaagaaaaaagaaaggcaTATTAAGCTAGCTTATACACCCACGCAAAGACGttgcattattattttaaaaaaaaaaaaaggccaaaatgtttttttttttgtgtgtgcgTGTGCGCGCGCGCGTGTATATATACACTCACAGAATCACAGGCTACTTGCCGCTGGCTGCTGTACAAAAGGCCGTCCAACCATGCCCACCTCCACCACTTCTGATGAAACCCATATCGATGTTCAATTCTCCGATCGACGTGTGACGATGGGGTTACCTGATCAAA
The genomic region above belongs to Manihot esculenta cultivar AM560-2 chromosome 3, M.esculenta_v8, whole genome shotgun sequence and contains:
- the LOC110610539 gene encoding U-box domain-containing protein 52 isoform X5; the protein is MPVQSVCSHAGTKIRRPGSCSFHSAAFVHIQCKDVVLEDTDIAKAIIEYASHAAIETLIVGASNKTGFLRRFKVTDVPGSILKGAPDFSTVYVISKGKIQSTRSASRPAPATSPLHTQLFNQGSTKPAPVEPVPQIPCNRKGSERPPLEPPRRSSDESEFFKSPFTRKGYNAKSYGELSVPDTDISFVSSGRPSVDRLFPAFYDAAEVGRTTNRLSNVSDMDSSCSYESMQYGRKSIDFGPPSELSIMSYESDRLSTASQPIDDVEDEMRRLKLELKQTMEMYSTACKEALTAKQKARELQLWKMEEERRLEEARLAEEAALAIVEQEKAKSRAAIEAAEAAQRIAEIEAQKRVNAEKKAHRESAEKSKALDALAHSDVRYRKYTIDEIEAATEFFSGTRKIGEGGYGPVYKCYLDHTPVAIKVLRPDAAQGRSQFQQEVEVLSCIRHPNMVLLLGACPEYGCLVYEYMANGSLEDRLFRRGNTPALSWQMRFRIAAEIGTGLLFLHQAKPEPLVHRDLKPANILLDRNFVSKISDVGLARLVPPKVADNVTQYRMTSTAGTFCYIDPEYQQTGMLCIKSDIYSLGIMFLQILTAKPPMGLSHHVERSLGKDTFAQMVDPAVPDWPIEEAKCFARLALKCAELRRKDRPDLAKVILPELNRLRELAEENMHLELPTHSPGHSTNTSQVSVQLSDAVLSDVSSRNLSNIVESQI
- the LOC110610539 gene encoding U-box domain-containing protein 52 isoform X6, with product MPVQSVCSHAGTKIRRPGSCSFHSAAFVHIQCKDVVLEDTDIAKAIIEYASHAAIETLIVGASNKTGFLRFKVTDVPGSILKGAPDFSTVYVISKGKIQSTRSASRPAPATSPLHTQLFNQGSTKPAPVEPVPQIPCNRKGSERPPLEPPRRSSDESEFFKSPFTRKGYNAKSYGELSVPDTDISFVSSGRPSVDRLFPAFYDAAEVGRTTNRLSNVSDMDSSCSYESMQYGRKSIDFGPPSELSIMSYESDRLSTASQPIDDVEDEMRRLKLELKQTMEMYSTACKEALTAKQKARELQLWKMEEERRLEEARLAEEAALAIVEQEKAKSRAAIEAAEAAQRIAEIEAQKRVNAEKKAHRESAEKSKALDALAHSDVRYRKYTIDEIEAATEFFSGTRKIGEGGYGPVYKCYLDHTPVAIKVLRPDAAQGRSQFQQEVEVLSCIRHPNMVLLLGACPEYGCLVYEYMANGSLEDRLFRRGNTPALSWQMRFRIAAEIGTGLLFLHQAKPEPLVHRDLKPANILLDRNFVSKISDVGLARLVPPKVADNVTQYRMTSTAGTFCYIDPEYQQTGMLCIKSDIYSLGIMFLQILTAKPPMGLSHHVERSLGKDTFAQMVDPAVPDWPIEEAKCFARLALKCAELRRKDRPDLAKVILPELNRLRELAEENMHLELPTHSPGHSTNTSQVSVQLSDAVLSDVSSRNLSNIVESQI
- the LOC110610539 gene encoding U-box domain-containing protein 52 isoform X4; this encodes MWMARTHAEKREGSGNGLVAVAVDKDKSSQNALKWAIDHVLQRGQGIILIHVKVKSSSQGSSHHLSTPRLNRISDASAECMLACRDQDPQTRELFLPFRCFCSRKDIQCKDVVLEDTDIAKAIIEYASHAAIETLIVGASNKTGFLRFKVTDVPGSILKGAPDFSTVYVISKGKIQSTRSASRPAPATSPLHTQLFNQGSTKPAPVEPVPQIPCSERPPLEPPRRSSDESEFFKSPFTRKGYNAKSYGELSVPDTDISFVSSGRPSVDRLFPAFYDAAEVGRTTNRLSNVSDMDSSCSYESMQYGRKSIDFGPPSELSIMSYESDRLSTASQPIDDVEDEMRRLKLELKQTMEMYSTACKEALTAKQKARELQLWKMEEERRLEEARLAEEAALAIVEQEKAKSRAAIEAAEAAQRIAEIEAQKRVNAEKKAHRESAEKSKALDALAHSDVRYRKYTIDEIEAATEFFSGTRKIGEGGYGPVYKCYLDHTPVAIKVLRPDAAQGRSQFQQEVEVLSCIRHPNMVLLLGACPEYGCLVYEYMANGSLEDRLFRRGNTPALSWQMRFRIAAEIGTGLLFLHQAKPEPLVHRDLKPANILLDRNFVSKISDVGLARLVPPKVADNVTQYRMTSTAGTFCYIDPEYQQTGMLCIKSDIYSLGIMFLQILTAKPPMGLSHHVERSLGKDTFAQMVDPAVPDWPIEEAKCFARLALKCAELRRKDRPDLAKVILPELNRLRELAEENMHLELPTHSPGHSTNTSQVSVQLSDAVLSDVSSRNLSNIVESQI